A part of Synechococcus sp. KORDI-49 genomic DNA contains:
- a CDS encoding CrcB family protein → MPESRPPLRIELEELLLVALGAVPGALLRWQWAVQLQDRNVLVNTLGAAILGLLAGLPAAPRRQLLLGIGFCGSLTTFSSWMLAAMRDLSRGEWGSAVGLIVLTLGLGLGAAALGLMLGRMWRR, encoded by the coding sequence ATGCCTGAATCAAGACCCCCCCTGAGGATTGAACTGGAGGAGCTCCTGCTGGTGGCCCTGGGTGCCGTGCCGGGGGCCCTGCTGCGCTGGCAATGGGCTGTTCAGCTGCAGGATCGCAATGTTCTGGTGAACACCCTGGGCGCCGCGATTCTTGGCCTGCTGGCCGGTCTGCCGGCGGCACCACGGCGTCAGCTGCTCCTGGGCATCGGCTTCTGCGGGTCGCTCACCACCTTCAGCAGCTGGATGCTGGCGGCGATGCGTGATCTCAGTCGCGGGGAGTGGGGGTCAGCGGTCGGCCTGATCGTTCTCACCCTGGGGCTGGGCCTGGGAGCTGCAGCGCTCGGACTGATGCTGGGTCGGATGTGGAGGAGATGA